The following proteins are encoded in a genomic region of Magnolia sinica isolate HGM2019 chromosome 1, MsV1, whole genome shotgun sequence:
- the LOC131257876 gene encoding probable galactinol--sucrose galactosyltransferase 1, with protein sequence MFHFLAYSSKRTAVIRASDDFWPRVPASHTIHIASVAYNTLFLGEFMQPDWDMFHSIHLVAEYHGVARAVGGCAIYVRLLVMRMASLHFRWT encoded by the exons ATGTTTCATTTCTTGGCATATAGCTCAAAGAGGACTGCTGTGATAAGAGCATCTGATGATTTTTGGCCGAGAGTCCCAGCGTCACATACAATCCATATTGCATCTGTTGCCTACAACACCTTATTCCTTGGAGAATTCATGCAGCCTGATTGGGATATGTTTCAT AGCATTCACCTGGTGGCTGAATACCATGGAGTAGCTCGTGCGGTCGGAGGATGTGCCATTTATGTTAG GTTGCTGGTAATGAGAATGGCATCACTGCATTTCAGATGGACATAA